TCTTCGAAGGCGAGATTCATTGCCTGGTTGGGGAAAACGGTGCCGGCAAATCGACGCTTATGAAAATTCTCAGCGGTGTGTACCCCTACGGCGACTACCGTGGCCAGATCCTCATCCGCGGCGAGGAGCAGCGCTTTCGAGGCATTCGGGACAGCGAGCGAGCCGGCATTGCCATTATCTATCAAGAATTAGCCCTTGTTCCAGAGCTTAGCATTTATGAAAACATCTTTCTCGGCAACGAGATTCGCAAAGGCGCACGCATCGACTGGAATGAAACCATTAATCAAGCCAAAGCCATGTTATCGAGTGTGCGCCTGAACATCAACCCCGAAACGAAAGTACGTGAGCTCAGCGTTGGCCAACAGCAGCTTGTCGAGATCGCCAAAGCGCTCAGCCGCAACGTCAAGCTGTTGATCCTGGACGAACCGACCGCCGCGCTCAATGAGGATGACAGCGCCAATCTGCTGCACCTGCTCCGCGGGCTGCGCAACCAGGGTGTGACCTGCATTTTGATCTCGCACAAGCTCAAAGAGGTGCTGGCTATTGCCGACCGCATCACCGTGCTGCGCGATGGCCAGACCATTTGCACGCTGGATGCGCGCACCACGACCATCAACGAGCAAGTGCTGATCAAACACATGGTCGGGCGCGAAATCCAGAACATCTATCCGCGCCGTAGGCAGCGTCCACCCGGCGACGTAGTCTTAGCAACTCGGCACTGGAGTGCGTATGACCCAGCCAGTGGCCGGAGCATCCTCCACG
This is a stretch of genomic DNA from Kallotenue papyrolyticum. It encodes these proteins:
- a CDS encoding ATP-binding cassette domain-containing protein, with amino-acid sequence MTTPLLEMRQITKEFPGVTALKNVSFQVFEGEIHCLVGENGAGKSTLMKILSGVYPYGDYRGQILIRGEEQRFRGIRDSERAGIAIIYQELALVPELSIYENIFLGNEIRKGARIDWNETINQAKAMLSSVRLNINPETKVRELSVGQQQLVEIAKALSRNVKLLILDEPTAALNEDDSANLLHLLRGLRNQGVTCILISHKLKEVLAIADRITVLRDGQTICTLDARTTTINEQVLIKHMVGREIQNIYPRRRQRPPGDVVLATRHWSAYDPASGRSILHDINLHVRRGEIVGIAGLMGSGRTELALSLFGNAARYHLQGELWFAGQRRVFRQPRDAIRAGLAYVSEDRKAKGLILIQDVRRNMTLANLRAVAHGGVIDRNAEVRVAYDYRHALNIKTPSIEQPVGLLSGGNQQKVCLAKWLFVKPQVLILDEPTRGIDVGAKYEIYQLMNQLVDQGMSIIMISSELPEILGMSDRIYVVAGGRISGELPIAAATQEAIMQLATT